CAGCACCGCGTTGATCGAAATGAAGTGAGCCAGCGTCGTGTTGGCAATAATCCGGGCCAGCGTCGTTTTCCCGGTGCCAGGGGGGCCATAAAAGATTAGGGATGAAAGCTGATCGGCTTGAATCGCCCGCCGCAATAACCGACCTGGCCCCACAATGGCAGACTGCCCTACAAATTCATCTAGTGTATGCGGGCGCAATCGCGCGGCAAGGGGGGCTTCAGATTCAATGAGCTGCTGGCGCTGGTGATCAAACAAATCCATTACAGGAACCTTGGGAAGGAGATGCTGGACACCGCAGAACAGACAGTTCTGGAAACTCGCCCATTCACGACAAGATCATTGCCGACGACAAATCTGCGGCTAGGTTGAAGGTCTCTGCCTCAATATCTCACGGGCATGTCAAGAGTCCCTATTTTCCGCATTACGCTTTCCGCAACGACCCGGTCTCTTCTCTATCAAGAACTCAAACTACTGACTTTGGCCGACCACTTCCAGCACAGCCTCAATCGCTCGGTCTTTCTGAGGATCTGTACCTTGGGCATAGGGCACCGAAAACGGAACGTCGATATCGGGAGCAACGCCAACCCCCTCAAGACGCTGATCTCCATCAAGATAGATATCTTGAACCGCCACGTATAAGAGACTCCCGTCCTCCATTGCAAACAGAGTTCCGGCAACAACTGCGCCGGTTGTTCGAGCGCCGACCACAGGTCCGATCCCATGCTTGCGAAACCCATAGGCAAGAATTTCCTTGCCGCTGCGACTCCCTTCATTGACCAGCAGCACCACGGGTTTACTCCAAGCCGAATTCCAGGTTGAAGAAGGGCGGTTACGGCTAGAGCCAGTCAGTGGGATGTTGCGAGGATTGTAGATATTGAGATACTCAGGCGAAGCACCTCCCCATCCATCTCTGACATCCAGAATAAAGGCATCTGTATTTTTCAAGCGACCATAGAATAACTCTTCTTCTAACTTTTCCTGAAATTGATCACCCGCATAAGACCAGATATGGACATAGCCAATTTTCTGTCCTGCTTGCTCAATGACTTGAATGCTGGCGTCCATAGCGTCCAAAAACATAGTGATACCGTCAAACAGCTTGGGCTTAACGGTAACTTCTATTTGGCTATCGACTGTCGGGGTCCGCTGAATCAAAATTTTGACGGGTTGATCGACCTGATCCGCAAAAGACCGAATGGGATGGAAAGGCTGTCCCCCCACACTGAGGATGCGATCGCCCACCCGTAGATCTACGTTCGAGGCAGGGCTGCCATCAAGAATTCCACTGATGAAGATATTACCGTTCTGCTGTTGAGTAAAGATTCCAATACCGCTGTATTGAGGTTTGTCATCCGCTAGAAAAGGTCGTAGCTTCTGCTGCAATTTAGAGCTCCTCGGCAGAAAAACGCCTGCGAGTTGGTAATACTTTGGATCATCGGGGATATAGAAATGGGTATGCGAAGTTTGTAGCTCAGAGAGCATTTGATTAATGATCGGTGCCAGCTCAGACTGAGATTGAGCTTGCTTAGCCTGAGATTTATACTTTTTGCGGATGTCTTTCCAGTTGACGCCGTTGAAATTGGGGTCAAAAAAATGATCGTTGACGGTTTCCCAAACCTGCTCAAATGTATCGATTTGCGTTTGTCCGGCCGTGGGCAAGAGCGCTCCTGAGAGCAGCAATATGAAAGCGCTCATCAACGCAATAAAGATGAGACGGATATGATGCATTCGGTTAAGTTTCTGCATGTCCAAGTCTCAGAACTCTATCTAGTGAACCGACACAGACTAAAGAGACCACAACAACTGCAAAGAGAGAAGCGCTAACGGTGCACTAACTTTGCATAGGCGGAGCGAGAGACTGCAACACAGGGCATGAGTACCTGTAACAGACTGGTCTGATGACTGATGGCCCAGCTATTGATCGCCAAACACA
This window of the Acaryochloris thomasi RCC1774 genome carries:
- a CDS encoding S41 family peptidase; the encoded protein is MQKLNRMHHIRLIFIALMSAFILLLSGALLPTAGQTQIDTFEQVWETVNDHFFDPNFNGVNWKDIRKKYKSQAKQAQSQSELAPIINQMLSELQTSHTHFYIPDDPKYYQLAGVFLPRSSKLQQKLRPFLADDKPQYSGIGIFTQQQNGNIFISGILDGSPASNVDLRVGDRILSVGGQPFHPIRSFADQVDQPVKILIQRTPTVDSQIEVTVKPKLFDGITMFLDAMDASIQVIEQAGQKIGYVHIWSYAGDQFQEKLEEELFYGRLKNTDAFILDVRDGWGGASPEYLNIYNPRNIPLTGSSRNRPSSTWNSAWSKPVVLLVNEGSRSGKEILAYGFRKHGIGPVVGARTTGAVVAGTLFAMEDGSLLYVAVQDIYLDGDQRLEGVGVAPDIDVPFSVPYAQGTDPQKDRAIEAVLEVVGQSQ